A region of Nitrospirota bacterium DNA encodes the following proteins:
- a CDS encoding radical SAM protein, producing MRCALVIPSWIPEEIFSSKTAASQINYWQPLGTLYVAAVLREAGHEVIFVNGAFTKHEQLLAEISSFNPAFVGIYSTTFGWNKAKRTAEDIRRILELSNRQVNSNGKNNPPSPPFSKGGKGGFGDVFICAGGPYPIALQEKCLDDAGDLFDAIVTGEGELTCLEIMQRLESGMGLQGVAGVVYREKGVIVKNPPRPLMEDLDGLPFPARDLLGDSMLYIPPPATYKRKPVAVLMTSRGCNRKCIYCFQIDRHREHGIRFRSVDNVLKEIEHCLAMGYREIKFIDDTLAADYDRAMQIAREIKRRGLDFTWFASACVNQVDKPLLQAFRDAGCWAILFGAESGVQKNLNTIRKGTTLDQIRKAVKAAQEVGIRVSTPFMFGIPGETFEEGLQTIEFALDLNPDIANFHAITPFPGTELYDNLEQYGAMSDELSDFTYQGAAFIPFTMSREEILKLRQLAFKRFYSRPSFLFKRLLELRNPHELMIALKSLRSLFHLWTKDDLFSRKKQGSAGQAAQE from the coding sequence ATGAGATGCGCTCTGGTCATCCCGTCCTGGATTCCGGAAGAGATCTTTTCCTCAAAGACTGCGGCATCCCAGATCAACTACTGGCAGCCTCTCGGAACTCTTTATGTTGCCGCTGTGCTGAGAGAAGCAGGCCATGAGGTTATCTTTGTTAACGGTGCATTTACGAAGCATGAGCAGCTTCTGGCCGAGATCAGCTCTTTCAATCCCGCATTTGTAGGCATCTATTCCACTACCTTTGGCTGGAATAAGGCAAAGAGGACAGCGGAAGATATACGGCGAATTCTGGAACTTTCAAATAGACAAGTAAACTCAAATGGCAAGAATAATCCCCCCTCGCCCCCCTTTAGTAAAGGGGGGAAGGGGGGATTTGGTGATGTCTTTATCTGCGCCGGCGGGCCTTACCCGATAGCACTGCAGGAGAAGTGCCTTGACGATGCGGGCGATCTCTTTGACGCTATCGTTACTGGCGAGGGAGAGCTGACCTGTCTTGAGATAATGCAGCGGCTTGAATCTGGCATGGGACTTCAAGGTGTTGCCGGCGTCGTATATCGTGAAAAAGGAGTGATCGTTAAGAATCCTCCCCGGCCGCTTATGGAGGATCTTGATGGGCTGCCGTTCCCGGCGCGTGATCTCCTCGGTGATTCAATGCTCTACATCCCTCCGCCGGCCACGTATAAGAGAAAGCCGGTAGCAGTGCTTATGACCTCGCGCGGCTGCAACCGGAAATGCATCTACTGCTTTCAGATAGACCGCCATCGGGAGCACGGCATCCGCTTTCGCAGTGTTGACAATGTGCTGAAAGAGATCGAGCATTGCCTTGCCATGGGATATAGAGAGATCAAGTTTATTGATGACACGCTTGCTGCTGACTATGACAGGGCCATGCAGATCGCGCGTGAGATAAAAAGACGAGGGCTTGATTTTACCTGGTTCGCCTCTGCCTGCGTGAACCAGGTGGATAAGCCGCTGCTTCAGGCATTCAGGGATGCAGGCTGCTGGGCCATTCTTTTTGGCGCAGAGAGCGGGGTCCAGAAGAACCTGAATACCATCAGGAAGGGCACGACCCTTGATCAGATACGCAAGGCAGTGAAGGCGGCACAGGAAGTTGGCATCAGGGTGAGCACGCCTTTCATGTTCGGCATTCCGGGAGAAACCTTTGAAGAGGGTCTTCAGACCATTGAATTTGCTCTTGATCTGAATCCTGACATTGCAAACTTTCATGCTATAACACCTTTTCCCGGCACAGAGCTCTATGACAATCTCGAACAATACGGTGCTATGTCAGACGAACTTTCCGACTTTACCTATCAGGGGGCTGCATTCATCCCTTTCACCATGTCCCGGGAAGAGATCCTGAAGCTCCGCCAGCTTGCATTCAAGCGATTTTATTCCCGCCCCTCATTTCTATTTAAGAGACTGCTTGAATTGAGAAATCCTCATGAGCTCATGATCGCT
- a CDS encoding FAD-dependent oxidoreductase, translating to MSAPLQKNECVVVLGAGLTGLSAGSVLARAGYGVKVVEADAAVGGLSRTIQHNGYRFDLGGHRFFTTDEGLNRFVRDLMQDELITVSRSSKIFMRDKFLDYPLRPANAFFGLGILTSLRILADFGLEKCRGLISQNKCVSLEDWVIRNFGRTMFDIYFKVYSEKVWGIDCSRISAEWVDRRINGLSLAKALKNAFFRVSGKKIPTLVDEFFYPKLGIGRISERLKDEIEVVNSVLLDTRVEAIHHDQNEISGIVVRHQEHTDVITGRQFISSLPLTQVINMLCPAPPQHILDAAARLRFRDLVVVALMVDKKRVTDQTWIYIPEEKIPFGRIHEPTNWSDMMAPEGKTLLVIEYFSFKGDRIWSDTDEHLVEVTLDHLETLGFLKSSDVCDSVVVRVPKAYPLFEVGYRELCEELYAYLGQFKNLHIAGRSGMFRYYNMDHAIESGIRAAETLINRGMASGVAAEDDVLLAGCEG from the coding sequence ATGAGCGCTCCGCTGCAGAAGAATGAGTGTGTTGTGGTCCTGGGCGCAGGCCTTACGGGTCTGTCGGCCGGCTCTGTTCTTGCCCGTGCCGGGTACGGCGTTAAGGTGGTCGAGGCCGATGCTGCTGTAGGCGGCCTTTCAAGGACCATACAGCACAACGGGTACAGGTTTGACCTTGGGGGGCACCGGTTCTTTACGACCGATGAAGGGTTGAATCGTTTTGTCCGTGACCTTATGCAGGACGAACTGATCACGGTCTCGCGTTCGAGCAAGATCTTCATGCGGGACAAGTTTCTTGACTATCCCCTCAGACCCGCAAACGCTTTTTTCGGTCTCGGCATATTGACCAGTCTCAGGATCCTCGCTGATTTCGGTCTTGAAAAATGCAGGGGACTGATCAGTCAGAATAAATGCGTTTCCCTTGAGGATTGGGTGATAAGAAACTTCGGCCGCACCATGTTCGATATTTATTTTAAGGTGTACAGCGAAAAGGTCTGGGGTATCGATTGCAGCAGGATCAGCGCTGAATGGGTTGACCGCCGGATAAACGGTCTTTCTCTTGCGAAGGCCCTGAAAAATGCCTTCTTCAGGGTCAGCGGAAAGAAGATCCCGACCCTTGTTGATGAGTTCTTCTATCCGAAGCTCGGTATCGGCAGGATATCTGAAAGACTTAAAGATGAGATCGAAGTCGTCAATAGCGTTCTTCTTGATACCAGGGTCGAGGCTATCCACCACGACCAAAACGAGATCAGCGGCATTGTTGTGAGGCATCAGGAGCATACTGATGTCATAACCGGCAGGCAGTTCATATCGAGTCTGCCCCTGACACAGGTCATCAATATGCTCTGCCCCGCGCCGCCGCAGCATATCCTTGACGCCGCAGCCAGGCTCAGGTTTCGGGATCTTGTTGTTGTTGCGCTTATGGTGGACAAGAAACGGGTTACGGATCAGACGTGGATCTATATACCGGAAGAGAAGATCCCCTTTGGCAGAATTCACGAGCCGACGAACTGGTCTGATATGATGGCGCCTGAGGGAAAGACCCTGCTGGTGATCGAATATTTCAGTTTTAAAGGCGACAGGATATGGAGTGATACGGATGAGCACCTTGTGGAGGTGACGCTCGATCATCTTGAAACGCTCGGTTTCCTGAAAAGCAGTGATGTCTGTGACAGCGTGGTCGTTCGCGTTCCAAAGGCATATCCGCTTTTTGAAGTGGGGTACCGAGAGCTCTGCGAAGAGCTGTATGCATATCTCGGACAGTTCAAAAATCTTCATATTGCAGGGAGGTCAGGCATGTTCCGCTATTACAACATGGACCATGCCATTGAGTCAGGTATCAGAGCTGCAGAGACGCTTATCAACAGGGGAATGGCTTCAGGAGTGGCCGCAGAAGATGATGTTCTGTTGGCGGGCTGCGAAGGATGA
- a CDS encoding site-specific DNA-methyltransferase, translating to MSSTKANTKTVSAFLSQFTNRSGSAPLQQNSARPHIRTVCLHGHQIPQYINEFWTAKQRQASSIHEISYRACFKPQLPAFFIDLLTNKNDFVYDPFSGRGTTVIEAGILSRRIISNDINPLNQILAMPRFFVPRIEDIAERLNQIKFRKRIKSDLNLSMFYHPDTLTEILSLKQYLLKRKEDGSEDMTDRWIRMVATNRLTGHSSGFFSVYTFPPNQAITRHEQVRINKQRQQTPEYRDVKAIILKKTRTLLKNVTEEQKNSLNKAGNTALFLTKDAAATPEIGSKTVQLTVTSPPFLDIVTYSKDNWLRCWFNGMDAERIADGISTPKSITEWSIIMGRVFHELYRITRQDGWVAFEVGEVRKGTIRLDEYVVPLGIDAGFSCEGIVINMQEFTKTSNIWGVSNNTDGTNTNRIVLFHKR from the coding sequence ATGAGCAGCACAAAAGCCAATACAAAGACTGTTTCAGCATTTTTGAGTCAGTTCACCAATAGGTCAGGTTCTGCTCCACTCCAACAGAATTCAGCGAGACCGCATATACGGACAGTTTGTCTTCATGGGCATCAGATACCGCAGTATATCAACGAATTCTGGACTGCAAAACAGCGGCAGGCATCTTCAATTCACGAGATATCGTACAGGGCATGCTTCAAGCCGCAGTTGCCTGCCTTTTTCATCGACCTTCTGACGAACAAGAACGATTTTGTTTACGATCCTTTCAGCGGGAGAGGCACGACCGTCATCGAGGCAGGAATTCTTTCGCGCAGAATCATCTCGAATGATATAAATCCGCTTAATCAGATACTGGCAATGCCACGTTTCTTTGTTCCCCGTATTGAGGATATCGCGGAACGCCTGAATCAGATCAAATTCAGGAAGCGGATCAAGTCTGACCTAAATCTATCGATGTTCTATCATCCTGATACGCTGACAGAGATCCTGTCTCTCAAGCAGTATCTGCTCAAAAGAAAAGAAGACGGATCTGAAGACATGACAGACAGATGGATCCGCATGGTTGCCACGAACCGCTTGACCGGCCACTCCTCAGGCTTTTTCTCTGTGTACACGTTTCCGCCCAATCAGGCAATCACACGGCATGAACAGGTCAGGATCAATAAACAACGACAACAGACGCCGGAATACAGAGATGTAAAAGCGATAATCCTGAAAAAAACGAGAACCCTGCTCAAAAATGTAACGGAAGAACAGAAGAACTCCCTGAACAAGGCAGGGAACACTGCGTTATTTTTGACGAAAGATGCCGCCGCAACACCTGAGATAGGATCAAAAACCGTTCAGTTGACCGTGACGTCGCCGCCCTTTCTGGACATCGTCACCTATTCAAAGGACAACTGGCTCAGGTGCTGGTTTAATGGCATGGATGCTGAAAGGATCGCAGACGGGATCTCCACGCCGAAATCAATAACAGAGTGGTCAATAATCATGGGCAGGGTCTTTCATGAACTGTATCGCATCACCAGGCAGGACGGATGGGTAGCCTTTGAAGTGGGTGAGGTAAGAAAGGGCACCATCAGACTCGATGAATATGTGGTGCCCCTCGGCATCGATGCAGGCTTCTCCTGCGAAGGGATCGTTATCAATATGCAGGAATTTACCAAGACCTCAAATATCTGGGGTGTCAGCAATAATACCGACGGCACCAATACCAACCGCATTGTTCTTTTTCACAAAAGATAG